The DNA window GAAACATGAATGCAGATGTGAAATGAGAACAAAATGAATACGATTTCTGTGGAGATGACCCTGTGAAATTGTTAATTGGGATATTTGCAGAAAGGGAAAGGATTCTAAGAGTGCTCGGCCCGCTCATTATCGtccttgaagaagaaaatcgaagCGGAAAAACGTTTTCGCAAACGAACACAACATCATTAAGGAATGAGGACGACTATGACACAAGGTTACctgtttcgatttttctgtAACTCAAACTAATTCCTAGGTTTTATGTAGTAACAGGGTAGTAACGTATTgcgttgaaaaaaatcgtggataaatgcgtctttttttctaaaatttcttagaAGCTAGTAATTCCATACTATTACTTAGTTCTGACTTCTACTTTCGAGAATtaaaaattcacagaaaaaatttccataacaATTTCAATCCTTATTTATAGCACAAGTAGCAAATTTCATGGGTAATCAATCTTGGTCTCTGCCATGCTGGGCATTTCGAAAAAACGCCTGTTGATTCCACTGCTGTTCCTTCCTGCTCTAGGACACCTACGgcaaaatataaaatcaagtttgattgttcacCGAATATAGGACTGACgagtttaaggaaaaaccatagAATCTTTAATCTATGCTTAAACTTtggggcaaaaaaaaaatgaaaaaagcgtttatagaaaaaaaaaacaaatctaattttacaacaaaaaaagtcgctgctgttatttcttattagtcggtgaaggcgagcgaagcgaatacaaaaaaaaaaagcctgaagtccggctttagccggacgttcagggtTATATGTATCTGTATGTATGTGTTAGTACTGATTACAGGAGCGAGTGTACCACAGTCGGTGAGAGATCGTCTCAAATGGAACAGCGCATCTCTATTATCTATTTCTGTAATTAACAAAACTACAAGATGATATTCTACAAATGGTGGTTCACACCCTGCagaacatatttttctctgtCTTTATAGGTCGATAGGTTACACGCTGCTCAGATTAAGGAACATTTAATATTTCGAGGAGAAGATCCAATTCTAGTTCGCCATAGATCTCCACTACTAAATAATGTACATTGCGAACCCATGAAAGAACTTAATAGGGATGTACAGAATTAGACAGTTCAACAGGCTAACGCATATACAAAAATCATTAAGTTAGAGAAAGATGCCAAACCTTATTTTCTGAATACCTAACAAAAAAACCTACgttgttctttcttcttgcaaACAATATCACCAATCAACATGTGAGACAAACTTTTCGTAGTAAAAGGTTGTCAAGACGGagtattggaaaaaaaatgcaggcTTTCAGTACAGGATGCAAAAAACCCAAGAAGGACAAATGACAAAGTTCTAATTCATCGAACCGATATCACATTCTCAATAAACACTAAAGAAAAGATTGCATGAGAATGAAAAGACTTTGATATATATTAAAATGACTAATAcgactttttaaaaatagaaggtGGTTCTATTGAAGGTAGATGAAATACATAGCATTACGTTAGCAACACCTGCGATAAATGAGGTCGTAATGGCCTGGGCGATAAAGAAGCGTTATACGTGGAACTTCTTTCTCATCAGGAGGAAAGTCATAGAACAATCCACCATTTGGAGCGGCGTTCTGATCCATGTATTGCACACGAACGCTTTGCCCTAGATAGAAagtaaaagatgaaaaagcaCCACTAGTGGTAACAAAAGGTATGAAAGCACCTATGGCATTCACAAGTCCAGTAACGGCAAGATGGTCCGCGTCCTTCCACATCGACTCGATTTCCGTAATGCAGTAGTCGGAAAGACTAACGTTTTCTATGAATGGAGCATACTCTTCAgcattttccttcaaatatcCAGCAGTTATTAGCCTAAAAATGCAAACATGTGGTTAATATGTTACCATACACGGACATATAAGTAGGTTGATTGTAAAAATGAGATCGGAAGAGTAAAGAAAATCTCTGAATTTGCAGAAGCAGAGGTCAATACAGGAGAAATAGATTTTCTGAGGCTTCAATAAATTCCAGATATTAATGGCGTATGGTAATGACCAAGTTTGACAGTGAAGTAATACTTAACAGAGAAAGTTTTCATAAAACCAATTCCACGACATTTTGACAGCAGAGTAATGCGTAAAAGAGATAGAAAGATGATTTGGCGGTTGTATATACGCATTTacgtgtatatgtatgtacagtagggtcaaaacgacatgaagcacggtgtagttgcatAAACGactgcgctggaagcggtgcggaggagaaagcagttggaatcgagttgCGACCACTGGGAACAGCAGTAAataatggtgctagcaaaggtcctccTTCGATTCTAACCACTGCGCTCCACGccgacgcttcgagcgcagccgcttacgcaactgcactttactccatgtcgtttcgacccaacCGTACCCGTATACATGTGTAAGCAAGTACTTACTACGAATGTATTTAAACACATAATACTTAAGTGATTACCTCAAAAAGATAATAAGATAGTTCGCTTCATTATCGTCGTTAAGATCTTCGAAGACTTTTTTGCGATCGACTTGGTGAGACCAAATAGGAGTCATCCACTTGTAGAACTAAAGATGTTGTGAATGAGGAATAAAACAACTCTAAAAACTTTGACGAAAGAAATTATACAAACCACTTCACAGAAGTCATTTGTTGTGAAATCTGGGTAACCGAGTTTGATAAGCCGATCCTGCCATCCTCTACACACTTCCTCAAATCTGAAAATTAAGATCGTATGCAAGCAATTAAACGTATAAAGAGAACTTAACATTCctgaagaaatgtacggagcTGTGGTTCTATTACAGAAAACTAACACCATGCTCATACTCAACATAATGGATGAGTAACATGATTATGAATTTCTAATGCTTCATCTTTCATAGGGTCAGCATACCCTGTCATAAACTGTCTAGCCACGCGCACCTGAAGATAAGCCGAAGATGCATTATTGACTGCTCAATTTACCGCTAGCAGAGCGTTTTTGATATACCCGTTTACCTTGGTTATGGAAGAAATTGGGCAGATGTTATCAGAACTAAGGGTAATATGCTAAATCACACATGTAGCAAACAAAGCACTCTTCATGAAGAACGTATCCTATTcattaaaatatattaaaatctGGCGCATGAACGAGAGTGGAAGTTTGGAAATTGTCGTGACATAAATGGAAAGTAATTCCTAAGAATAGTCtttaatttctaagaaaagaataatCTTAAAAAAGCGCCTCGAAAGCAAGTGAGCACAAGGCTTGCAAAAGATTTAGAAGTCCGCTAGGAGGCTATACCTTCTGCTTTGCTCATCATTAcccagatatttttttttgttggaaaaaaagatcacTCTAGCACCAATAGCATCTCACGATATTCTAACcctatatagtagggtcaaaacgacatgaagcaaggcGTCGCCGAATCGAACGTCCGAATTGAAGTCAAGTGTGTTACTACATCCACATGCATTTTACTTTTGTCTGTTTTACCCTAACTCAAACTATGAGCTACCATGAAATCAACATAAGCGTTATTTCACTGAATCCTGTATTTGGGAATAGGCACAGAAGTTTTTCACCAAGTCACACCAGAGCTTATGTTATCTCAAAACACAGATTGTTAATCAACTCTGCACAATACCCGCCCCTCAACGCTATAACTCTGTACTTCCAAACTGACAAATCTCTTCATTCCCTATTCAAGGCCGTTCTTCAACagagaataataaaaactaGAGAGCGAAGCCGtcagaaacaggaaaaaaccGATCCTCTTGTatcattttctttcccttACAGTATTTTTACACCAATTCATACGTCTTATTAGAAAGCAAGACGTATGATAAGATAAGCAGATACAAAAGGTAACAATTATCAAACCTTACTAAAGAAGATATATGAAGTCACCTTGAACACTCTTCGGAATCATTCAACATCAGCTCCACCTGAGCAACCAATACTGCTCGATAGAAACAATTGCCATCTCGACGGATAAGACGTACATCACTGTATGTGTCTAGCAAGTCCTAAATAAGGTTGTCCATTGATGTGATAGGTCGGAGCCGAACCGTTCCTACGTGAGGTTTACCGTTTGCGTTTACCCTGTCTTGAACAGTTCAGAGTGAAGAGAATCATCGACCGGGGTGGGGTATCAATACTTTTATcagaaacataaaaatgcGCAGCTTTTCCATGAAGAGCGGGAGCATGCTATCGCCGGCATgaagggaccccttcacttgaactgcactctatgagctagacccccttcacctgaggatgGTCCGTCTCCTCCCTATCACACCTATGGCTGAACAGATTAGGTCAAGGGAATAACGTCGTCAACCACCCTAAAGTGAGGAGGAACCGGAGCATCGGCTTCGACCATTGCACGAATGATCATGTCGATAACACATAAATCTTAACTAGTACCCACCTTAGCTTTAATGTAAAACTCTCCGCTCTTGATGGGATCATACTCCATAACAACTACTTCGAAGGGCACACGATCACCCACAAGCGGCACTTGCTTTTGCTAAACTAGAATTAATGAACGAGTTTGTACGTCCGATTGACGCTGTAAAAGGATATGCACCACTCTTGGAGTATTTTTGTATAAAATCATGATAACTGTTTTCGGAGCAGTCTCTTTCCGCGAGAAATCCTCTCGCGGAGAGAGACTAAAGCTACTTTTCACTAGAAGTTAGAGGAAAACAGCTATGAATTCCACAAATTCTATGTATTGAATCATTAACAATTGTCCCACTTATAACAATTCTAGCATCACAATTCTTtaacataaaaatagaatatttgGCGAAAGCAAAAGGTGTACGTAGCATCATAGTGTATCTTACCCTATGCATCTTAGTGTATCCGTATTCAGAACATTCTGCCGCCTGAGTTAAAAACACATTCAAAAATGGTCCGACTTTTAAGCGCTAATGAGGCTATCCCCCTCTGCTAAGAGGAATGGTGAGGACTTCGTTTCATAATAACACCATACACCGTTATTATATTAGTATGACATCACGAAGactggacaaaaaaaaagaagaaacgaaaactaAGCATTACCTCCTCCTCAATTCGACTAAGTTGTGCTTCAGTCAGCTCATTGTCTCTTTGAGTATCCTCGAGAGTTCTCGGTGAAGGAACTACAATTTAAAACGAATAAGTTCATAGAAGGAATCATTCTGAATATGTACAGAAGTTAAATACCTTCTTTTACTTGTGAGTTTACATCCCTTGCAGTAGAATCTATGTCGGTGTGTTCAGAACTAGAGAATGTTTCGACACCAGTCATACCGAATCAACTGTGCAAATTTAGAAGAATCACATATGCGAAAAGGTGAGGAAAAAACAGGCATAAAACAGCTCGAGTTCCAGAGAAGAATGTATTTGAGAacaagctttttcttttttacaacCACAGAAGAGCTGCAATAACGTGAAAAGAGAGATAAGAACAGGAGGAACACCAATTATGATGTATGAGCATGAACGACCAGCTTTGCGAGTCTCCCGCGCTTGAAACAAATACGCTCAGCGTGAATGCTGACATAACAGAGCAACGTGtgcttgaaaaaatatttaaacaaaaatCCAACAGTAATCCACAAGGAAATCCATCAGTAATCAAAACAACAACGTTCTAACATACAGAACTTTATCTATCACTTACGTCTCTAATTTTGCCATTTTGCCTTAACTATTTTACCCACGTGCGCACGTAGAACATCACATGGCTCCGTGGGAGAATATTGGACTGCACAAGCGTAAGCGAAGCCaatgaatgaaagtgaaagggaaaatacaaaaaaggtTAAAACCGACATTGCTCGAAAGAGAggtaaatggaaaaaaagaatgggagAAAGACTATCAATGACCATTAAAATCTATACTTGCctagacaaagagaaattatgTTGCCGTTGTTAGCCATGATCAGCAATAGTTAGTTCTGATCTATGTACACGGAGGTGAACGGGACCTGGTGGTGGATTTTTCGCGATCGGGTGCTCCATTGCGAATGCTCACGGGGCTTTGTGTTAGTGTACTGAGCGCTATCGTACCTTAGCACCTTGATGAGATCGCAGTTTTACTAATGTCCCACTATCTTGCCCAGAAGAAACGAAATAATTACATGCAGTAAATAAGCTTCAGGAGATTTCGAACCTCAGCAGAGGTAAACGAACCGAACCCACCTTATTAATGTGATTTATGaagaaactaataaaaattctCACTTACGACAGGAAAAGTGCGGTGTTTCAAGGAACTTTATATCGGATACAGAATTGAAACAAATGTTTGCATGATTGAATTGATACGATAGTAATTCCAAAACTTGCGCAATGAATAAAACAAGAGGGTCTGCCAAAATCACTTACGTTTACCATCCTTGAACATAAAGCTAACTTTGCAACCATAACACAGAAATCCATAACTAATGCGATTACTTTTCAAATAAGCTACACAGAAACAATGAGCCTCGAGTTAATTAATGTTCAACACCATGGAAACATGCGCCTGGCTACTGTAACTGCTGAGTTACGAGTTTACGGAACATACCGCGGGACGGATCATTTACGTTCAAAAGAGCTCTATTTGCGTAACTTATGGTGCGCTGCAGCGTTTGGCAAGCGGAATAGTGTCCACGTTGAAATCAGCGCCTCCTTCCATCGTTGGCTCCATGTCAGGAATTCGTTTGTGTTTTGGTTTCGGTTTGTCAACCgctgtttgttattttttcattcgtcACTTGATTGAGTTTTCACTGGCGAAACGTAGTTGGTCTGGCTACTCGCCGTGTAGCGAAGATGAGATGCTTCAGAAATTGACCTCACCCATAGTCGGGTCATATACGTATACATAATCATATTCATGTATACATGTACTTGCGGGACCAGGCgatgcatcaagtcagtgtttgttCAGTCTTCCCAGCCAAACTATTATCAATTGATCGACTctagagggatgaaaggactagctggcttaaaggcatcaccccacgaatctgaagcggtacggatttcaggtggagtattcgtatacgggatagtagattatggagagggtggtgatttcgtccatttcttcctaattgccgtaaaaaaaaaaacggcccggaagatgcggcgcgggctggcgcgctccagtcgaactccttgtagaaagaaGTGCGCCGGGAGGCCCGAGGCCGtgtcttctgggccgttttttacgggaattaggaagaaatggacggaatcacccacctcttcataatctactatcccgtatacgaataatccacctaaaatccgtaccagctcagattcgtgggtgatgcttttaaggcggtttcgacccatcgaccgtgcagtaCCAACGTACCAATCGTACTTGTGCAGTGAAATCAAACCTACTAGTTTCGCGTTACGTTCGTCACAACGTCCCCATGTATGATTGTAGATATCATTACACAGGGAAGGATTGACGCTGAATTATAactgggtcaaaacgacatgaagcacgatgcagttccgtaaacgactgcgctcgaagcggcggtggagaaagcggttagaatcgaggtgggaccatcgcgaactgcagcgctGAGTGGGGTTAGCAAAGGTCCcgctcgattctaaccgctacgctccaccgcaccgcttcgagcgcagccgcccaTGTAACTCTCgtaacttcatgtcgttttgatgcAACCGTATGTGTCATGTATTTTTCTTGCCGCGGTAGGGTTTCATCCCTTGTTGAAGCAACGATAGACAACGTTCAGCACTTACAAGGACGACCATGGTGGAGCTGAAGTGATCTGATCCCATGCCCCGTATCCACCGTAAACGTTGTTATTGTTCCAGTCCAGAATGGCAAAACACAGGATTGGGGTTGAGACTACACCTCTACGGGGAGAAGCGGTTTCTGAAGTCAGACAGCCTGACTTCAGAAACCAGCCCGCACCGGCCTGCgcttgatggttattgagcgcactgttgtgaacGCTCAATAAACATCAAGCACAGATCCGTGCGGGCAGCCTAATTGGGCTGCAGGGCCGAACGAAGGCAGTTGCGCCACCAGAGCGCAATAGCTTTGAATGAGAGTTCAACTCGTTCCAGACTTATGTTCTCGTAAAAAATGGCGAGGCATGTGTAGTAATTTAAGAGCTTTCTCCTTCTGATGtacatttccttttcttgcCGTCCTCTTAAATTGAATTCACATGGCGGTCGTTTTGCCACGCATGAATATAGTTCGATCAAAGATTCGCGTTCGTTTTGCGAAAAGCTGACTTGGTGATACGATGGGACCCTAACTCAAATTCGCTTTTTGGCTCGAAACCCGTCTTTTGCAACCGCAAGTACTGTTTAAACCCTTGCAATAACGAAAGAATAACGTATATTAACAAAATATGTGGTTTAAAACCGCTCAAGTTCCTGGATAATCGCTTACGCTATATTATAGCACAGATTAGCGTTTTAACGAGACTGTAATTAGCAATACCTTTGTGGCGTCCAAGCAAATGCGTAGATTCGCTGACGAGTTTCGATACCTCAATGCACACTCGATAAGTATATAGGCAAAAACTGATTTGCAACTGTTCTGTAAATTTCCTTTGGGCATAACCGTTTATCTGGCGTTCCCCGCGGAGGTCATGTGGGTTGGTGTTCATTGTTGTTAGAACACAGTTGCACAGGTCAGAATCGAAATTGCTTGCCCAAGTGACCTCGACATTTGTACCGCAACACACGCACACGGTTcttttgcttaaaggcatcactccacgaatctgaggtggtacggatttcaggtggagtattcgtatacgggatcgtagattattgagagaagggtgattccgttcatttcttcctaattgccataaaaaaaacggcccggaagatacggcttcgggcgttctggcgcactattctctacaaggagttcgactggagcgcgccaaccttgttcggcgccgcatcttccaggccgttttttttacggcgattaggaagaaatggacggaatcatccccctctccataatctactgtctcgtatacgaatactccacctgaaatccgtaccacctcagattcgtggggtgatgcctttaacatacaTTCTGTATTCGCTGCCATTTGGAAGCACTTCGGAGGCGTATAAGCAAAGACAGGTGGCGGAGTGTATGTTTACCACAGCTGGCCGCTGCAGAA is part of the Necator americanus strain Aroian chromosome V, whole genome shotgun sequence genome and encodes:
- a CDS encoding hypothetical protein (NECATOR_CHRV.G17418.T1), producing MTGVETFSSSEHTDIDSTARDVNSQVKEVPSPRTLEDTQRDNELTEAQLSRIEEEQKQVPLVGDRVPFEVVVMEYDPIKSGEFYIKAKDLLDTYSDVRLIRRDGNCFYRAVLVAQVELMLNDSEECSRFEEVCRGWQDRLIKLGYPDFTTNDFCEVFYKWMTPIWSHQVDRKKVFEDLNDDNEANYLIIFLRLITAGYLKENAEEYAPFIENVSLSDYCITEIESMWKDADHLAVTGLVNAIGQSVRVQYMDQNAAPNGGLFYDFPPDEKEVPRITLLYRPGHYDLIYRRCC